The following DNA comes from Bacillus marinisedimentorum.
TCGATAAGTCTTATGAATTGGAAGAGGCACTGGCTAAAAAAGGGAAAGTCCAGCAGCTGGAAGAAGTCCAATCAATCGCAAAACTCGCAAACATTCATTATATCCGTCAAAAAGAACCACTTGGACTGGGACATGCTATTTCCGTTGCAAGCCGATTTATCGGTGACGAACCGTTTGCTGTCCTGCTAGGTGATGATATTGTCCATTCACCAGGGAACCCCTGTTTGAAACAGTTAATTGATGTCTATGACCGTTATAATTCTTCTGTTATCGGTGTCCAGCAGGTGCCTGAAGAGGATGTTTCCAAATATGGAGTAATTTCGACAAGCAAGGGCCAGATTGATAAAGGTGTCCTTCATATCGATGGTTTGGTTGAAAAACCGAAGCGTGAAGATGCACCTTCAAATTATGCGATCATGGGCCGGTATATTCTGCGTCCGGAGATTTTTGAGGTGCTCGAGAGCCAGGCTCCTGGTGCGGGCGGGGAGATTCAGTTGACGGATGCAATTAAGCGTCTGAATGAGAAGCAAATGGTTGTCGCTTATGAGTTTGAAGGTGAGCGGCATGATGTTGGGGATAAGTTTGGGTTTATAAAGGCTACAGTGGATTTTGCTTTGGAGCGGGATGGCTTGGGGAAGGATGTTTTGGAATATTTGGAGAGGCATTTGGAGGAGAGTCGGTTATTGAAATCTGAATAGTTTAGTTGAGCCTCCGAGGGTTTGGCGGGGGCTTCTTTGGTTTTTAGGGTTTTAGTGACAAGGTTATATTATGTGAGGGTTTATACCCTTCAGGTTTATTTTGCTTAATAGTTTAAAAACTAACTTTAGGCTAATTAACCTAGAGGGAAAAGAGTGAGAAATTTTGGGATTAAGGGTAAAGCAGGTGGTTCTGCAGGGTTTAGTTTGGTTAAATTATTCGCTGTAATGGTTATTTTGGGGATTATAAACTGCTATCACAGTACATGTTTATGGTGGTTATGTTGAGAAGCCTAGGGAGGATGTTTGTTTTGCGAATCGGATAGGCATTGTGCGAATGTATGGGGAGTTTTTAAATCTTAAGCTGATTAATATTCTAGATTTGTTGTTTGTTAAGTATATTATGGGTTATGGCGATGTGGATTGTCCTATTGATGGAGATATGAGAATGGAGAAGTTAGGAGTAGTGTTCATTCAAGTGAAGTTCCTGACAAGCAAGATGAAGAATGTGACAGCAGTGTGCCAATTTCGTAGCATTGGAACCCTTCTGGCATAAGGTTGGGTTGAATGGTGAGGAGGAACTGACTATCATAAAATGATGCTGAAATCCTTGTGGGATAAGGGCTTGAGGTGTTTTTGGTGAGAATTATAGATTGATTGAATGATTTATAATATGAAGAAACTCGGTTAAGTGCGTTAAAGAAGTAAATATCTTACTCTCGTATTCATAAGGTGATTGAATAGATTCTACGAAGACAGTATGCCAATTAGATTGAACTTAGTTGATTAGTAGTTAAGTGGAAACAAAGTATTCCAGTTAAGTCCTAATTTACTACACAACTAATTAAGGAGTGTTTCAGACATGTATTTAAAGATAAAGAGATTAATAGATATTATTCTTTCTTTAATTGGACTTATAGTATTATCACCCATTTATCTAATTTTAATTATTGCTATTAAGATTGACTCGAGAGGACCGGTTCTGTTTAAGCAGAAGCGTATCGGTATCAACAAGACGCATTTTAGAATCTTGAAATTCCGTACTATGAGAGTAGATACGCCGAAGGACACGCCTACACATTTGCTGGAAAATCCAGATCAGTATATTACTAAGATGGGGAGGTTTTTGAGAAAGACATCACTAGACGAGTTACCGCAAGTTTGGAATATTTTTGTTGGTCAAATGAGTATTATAGGGCCAAGACCGGCATTGTGGAACCAATATGATCTTATTGCTGAACGAGATAAGTATGGAGCTAATGACATACATCCTGGATTGACGGGATGGGCACAGATTAATGGTAGAGATGAACTTCCTAATGAGGTAAAAGCAAAGCTAGATGGAGAGTATGTTAAGAGGATTAGTTTTTGGATGGATGTTAAGTGTTTCTTTGGGACAATTATGAGTGTAGTGAAAAGTGATGGGATTGTTGAAGGTGGCACTGGAGTAAAGAAGGAAGTTGCTAGTAGCAAGGGGACCATTTCTAAATGAAAAAAATACTAATAACAGGGAAGAACAGTTATGTAGGTAAGCGTCTTGAAGAGTGGCTTGGAAATTATCCTGACAGATATTCATTAGAGGCAATTAGTTTAAGAGATAATTCATGGAAGGAAAAAGACTTTTCGAATTATGATGTTGTATTTCATGTAGCTGGAGTAGCACATATAAAGGAATCAAAAGAAAATGCACCTCTTTATTACAAAGTAAACCGTGACCTAGCTTACGAAGTTGCTCAAAAGGCTAAAGTCGAAGCTGTTAAGCAGTTCATATTCCTTAGTTCCATGAGTGTTTATGGAATCGAAAATGGATCCATTACTAAAAACTCCGAATTAAATCCGAAGAGCGCCTATGGGAAATCAAAGCTACAAGCAGAGAATCTAATTGAGCCTCTAGAAAATGGTTCTTTTAAAATAGCTATAATAAGGCCACCTATGATATACGGAAAAGATTGTAAAGGGAATTATCCCAGATTAGCGAGTATAGCTGTTAGATTCCCTGTTTTTCCGGCAATAAGAAATAAAAGAAGTATGATTTTTATTGATAATCTATCTGAATTTGTAAGGCTGCTAATCGATGATTGTTGTTCAGGCTTGTTTCTCCCTCAAAATAAACAATATGTTTGTACTTCTGATATGGTTAAATTAATTGCTAAAGTTAATGGGAAAAATATTATAATGATTAAGCTATTTAATCCATTATTAAGATTAATTAATAACAAGATTAACCTTAGTGTTGTTAATAAGGTGTTTGGAGACCTAGTGTATGAAAAAGGATTGTCAGAGTATAAAAGAGAATATTACGTAACTACACTTGAAGAATCAATTGTTAAAACTGAAGGTAGGGAATGAAATTGAAGAAAGTGTTATTCGTAGCAACTGTAGTAAAGAAGCATATCATGGTATTCCATTTACCTTATTTGAAATGGTTTAAAGAAAGTGGGTATGAGGTTCATGTTTGTGCTAAGAATGACTATGATATCAAAGATGAATGCGAAATACCATTTTGTGACCGATATTATGATTTACCATTTGAACGCTCTCCATTTAAAGTTAATAATATTAAAGTTTATAGTCAATTAAAAGAAATTATTGAATTAAATCAATATGACATTATCCATTGTCACACTCCGATGGGTGGGGTTTTAACAAGATTAGCAGCTGCTAGATCCCGTCATAATGGTACCCGTGTAATCTATACGGCACATGGGTTTCATTTTTACAAAGGTGCACCAATAAAAAATTGGATGATATATTACACGGTAGAACGTTTGTTATCAAATTTTACCGATACACTTATAACTATCAATAAAGAAGACTTTGAGTCGGCAAGGAAGTTTAAGGTGAAGAAGTTGGAATATGTTCCTGGAGTTGGTATTGATGTCAAAGAAATTGGTGGTAGCTCTATCAATGTTGAGAATAAAAGAAAAGAATTAAACATATCTCAAAATACAACTGTAATACTTTCAGTTGGGGAGCTCAGTAGAAGAAAGAATCATGAATTGATCATTAAAGCTTTAGGTAAAATAAAATCAACTAATTATCTATATTTGATTTGTGGTCAGGGCGATTTAAGGTCTTATTTAGGAAAACTGGCTAAAGACCATAAAGTTAATATTAAGTTTTTGGATTTTCGTAAAGATGTACCAGAAATATGTGCTGCATCTGATTTATTTGTATTTCCGTCCATTCAGGAAGGCCTACCAGTGGCTTTAATGGAAGCAATGTCTACTGGATTACCGGTTGTATGCTCAGATATAAGAGGAAATAATGATCTTATAGAAAATGGGAAGGGTGGGTATTTAGTGCCCCATGATGATATAGATGGATTCTCTAAAAAGATTGAGGCTTTATTAAAGGATGCAGAACTACGTAAAGACATGGGAACTTATAACATTGAAAAGGTTAAAAAATATGATAAAGATGCAGTTATGACTACTATGGAAAGTATTTATACTAATTAAAGTTACACATTTCCAAGCAGATAACAAAATTCTTACTATTTTGC
Coding sequences within:
- a CDS encoding sugar transferase encodes the protein MYLKIKRLIDIILSLIGLIVLSPIYLILIIAIKIDSRGPVLFKQKRIGINKTHFRILKFRTMRVDTPKDTPTHLLENPDQYITKMGRFLRKTSLDELPQVWNIFVGQMSIIGPRPALWNQYDLIAERDKYGANDIHPGLTGWAQINGRDELPNEVKAKLDGEYVKRISFWMDVKCFFGTIMSVVKSDGIVEGGTGVKKEVASSKGTISK
- a CDS encoding NAD-dependent epimerase/dehydratase family protein, giving the protein MKKILITGKNSYVGKRLEEWLGNYPDRYSLEAISLRDNSWKEKDFSNYDVVFHVAGVAHIKESKENAPLYYKVNRDLAYEVAQKAKVEAVKQFIFLSSMSVYGIENGSITKNSELNPKSAYGKSKLQAENLIEPLENGSFKIAIIRPPMIYGKDCKGNYPRLASIAVRFPVFPAIRNKRSMIFIDNLSEFVRLLIDDCCSGLFLPQNKQYVCTSDMVKLIAKVNGKNIIMIKLFNPLLRLINNKINLSVVNKVFGDLVYEKGLSEYKREYYVTTLEESIVKTEGRE
- a CDS encoding glycosyltransferase family 4 protein encodes the protein MKLKKVLFVATVVKKHIMVFHLPYLKWFKESGYEVHVCAKNDYDIKDECEIPFCDRYYDLPFERSPFKVNNIKVYSQLKEIIELNQYDIIHCHTPMGGVLTRLAAARSRHNGTRVIYTAHGFHFYKGAPIKNWMIYYTVERLLSNFTDTLITINKEDFESARKFKVKKLEYVPGVGIDVKEIGGSSINVENKRKELNISQNTTVILSVGELSRRKNHELIIKALGKIKSTNYLYLICGQGDLRSYLGKLAKDHKVNIKFLDFRKDVPEICAASDLFVFPSIQEGLPVALMEAMSTGLPVVCSDIRGNNDLIENGKGGYLVPHDDIDGFSKKIEALLKDAELRKDMGTYNIEKVKKYDKDAVMTTMESIYTN
- the galU gene encoding UTP--glucose-1-phosphate uridylyltransferase GalU, with the protein product MKKVRKAIIPAAGLGTRFLPATKAQPKEMLPIVDKPTIQYIVEEAVASGIEDIIIVSGRGKRAIEDHFDKSYELEEALAKKGKVQQLEEVQSIAKLANIHYIRQKEPLGLGHAISVASRFIGDEPFAVLLGDDIVHSPGNPCLKQLIDVYDRYNSSVIGVQQVPEEDVSKYGVISTSKGQIDKGVLHIDGLVEKPKREDAPSNYAIMGRYILRPEIFEVLESQAPGAGGEIQLTDAIKRLNEKQMVVAYEFEGERHDVGDKFGFIKATVDFALERDGLGKDVLEYLERHLEESRLLKSE